A single window of Cheilinus undulatus linkage group 12, ASM1832078v1, whole genome shotgun sequence DNA harbors:
- the cenpv gene encoding centromere protein V, whose protein sequence is MDLVKHTGGCHCGAVRFEVWSSPDILVFDCSCSICTKKQNRHFIVPKSSLKILQGLSNLTTYTFNSHTAKHTFCKTCGVQSFYSPRSNPDGYGVAPHCLDPGTIRSVTVEKFDGEKWEETMQAKKHIKDLSKPVQTCPP, encoded by the exons atggATTTAGTCAAACATACAGGCGGCTGCCACTGTGGGGCTGTTCGATTTGAAGTCTGGAGTTCCCCTGACATCCTTGTTTTTGATTGCAG CTGTAGCATTTGCACTAAGAAGCAAAACCGCCACTTCATTGTTCCAAAAAGTAGCCTCAAAATCCTACAG GGCCTGAGTAATCTGACCACTTACACGTTTAACTCTCACACTGCTAAACACACCTTCTGTAAAACCTGTGGGGTTCAAAGTTTCTACTCGCCACGCTCTAACCCTGATGGATATG GCGTTGCTCCACATTGTTTAGATCCGGGTACCATCCGCAGTGTGACGGTTGAGAAATTTGATGGAGAGAAGTGGGAAGAAACTATGCAAGCTAAGAAGCATATCAAAGACTTGTCCAAACCTGTCCAGACATGTCCTCCATAG